The window GCGGATGGCGAAAGCTGCACCTGAGACTGCACTCACTTCTTCCAAGTGTGGGAAAGCGTCGTACATCATGCCAAAGCCACGGCATAGCGTTAGCCCGGTATAATGCACCTCATTGCCGCAGGTGTTGATGCGTTCTGGATCAGCCAGCAACAAGATCTTAGGTGTGGCCAACCCAGCCTGGGGGTCCGCCTGTAGAGCTGCGATGAGCGCCTCCAACCATCCAGGCTTCACTACCGTATCAGGGTTTAGGAATGCCAGGTATTGTCCCCGTGCGTATCGCGCTGCCGCATTGCAGCCTGGCCCAAATCCCAGGTTGGCTTGGTTGCAGATGACCCTTACGCTGGGAAAGGCTCGCTGTGCATAGGACACGCTGTCGTCTGTGGAGGCATTGTCCACTAAAATAATCTCATGCGGAGGGAGGTTATTGCTCAGCAGCGAACGGAGGCATGCTTCTAAGTAATGCCTTCCGTTGTAGTTGACGATGATCACACTGACAAGGGGGTGTGCTTTTTCCCCGTGGGTTGGCATGAGGGCGGCATTGTGTTTGTCAGCAGGCATACCCCGGTGAGCCATTGGTCGTATGCAGTGTCACTCTCGCTTTTGAACTAGTTCGAGGAGCAACGCGCGGAGAGTGTGCAAGGTAATGCCAGTGGAAAGGACCACGCTGCCAACGATGCACAGGAGCACAGCAAGCATGGCATAGCCAATGGCCAGTTCCTGTACTTTGCGATAGATGTCCACAACTCGATAGCCCCACCAGAGGCCAAAGAGCAGCATCGCCAGGCCAGGCACGCCGAAGAAGAGCAGCG is drawn from Chloroflexota bacterium and contains these coding sequences:
- a CDS encoding glycosyltransferase family 2 protein, with the protein product MPADKHNAALMPTHGEKAHPLVSVIIVNYNGRHYLEACLRSLLSNNLPPHEIILVDNASTDDSVSYAQRAFPSVRVICNQANLGFGPGCNAAARYARGQYLAFLNPDTVVKPGWLEALIAALQADPQAGLATPKILLLADPERINTCGNEVHYTGLTLCRGFGMMYDAFPHLEEVSAVSGAAFAIRRDLFAALGGFDEAFFLYMEDTDLSWRACLAGYRCLYVPSSIVLHDYTLRFGPLKTFYQERNRYLMLLKGLRWATLLILLPALLLAEGVTWAFTLLRDHLHWRNKVRAYRWIAAHWQEVMRKRRQVQAQRKVPDRDLLRYCAYRLPYEQLDTSLVGRLAGLVLNPLFFILHKLALALIRW